Proteins from one Rhizobium sp. CB3090 genomic window:
- a CDS encoding MFS transporter, producing MSVSYRWVIVAAGALMTCVALGAMFSLAIFQVPIATATNWSHAGIASAMTLNFVVMGLGGFLWGAASDRFGPRIVVLIGAVLLGLALVLASRAGSLLEFQLTYGILVGLAASAFFAPMIAATTAWFEENRSLAVSLVSAGMGVAPMTISPFARWLISAYDWQTAMMLIGCLAWILLVPAALLVRRAPAAEGGPAAEPAAQGPSVPLGQIFRSPQFLVLGGTFFACCAAHSGPIFHMVSYATICGVAPMAAVSIYSVEGLAGLGGRLLYGTLADRLGVKPVLVAGLLVQAAALATYLLVSQLSEFYALAVIFGSAYGGVMPLYAVLAREYFGPRVIGTVFGAVTMLSSIGMAFGPLAGGWIFDTFANYSWLFIGSSMVGLGAVAIALAFPPLRRVGLQPA from the coding sequence ATGAGCGTTTCCTATCGTTGGGTTATCGTGGCCGCCGGCGCGCTGATGACCTGCGTTGCGCTTGGCGCGATGTTTTCACTGGCTATTTTTCAAGTGCCGATCGCCACGGCCACCAATTGGTCGCACGCAGGCATCGCGAGCGCGATGACGCTCAATTTCGTGGTGATGGGTCTCGGCGGGTTCTTATGGGGGGCGGCGAGCGACCGCTTCGGGCCTCGCATCGTCGTGTTGATAGGCGCAGTGCTCCTGGGACTTGCACTTGTGCTGGCGAGCCGCGCGGGATCGCTTCTCGAATTTCAACTGACCTACGGCATTCTCGTCGGCCTCGCCGCCAGTGCATTCTTTGCGCCGATGATCGCGGCCACCACCGCCTGGTTCGAGGAAAACCGCAGCCTCGCCGTTTCACTGGTTTCCGCCGGCATGGGCGTTGCGCCGATGACGATTTCGCCATTCGCCCGCTGGCTAATCTCGGCCTATGACTGGCAGACGGCCATGATGCTCATCGGGTGTCTCGCCTGGATATTATTGGTGCCAGCAGCGCTTCTTGTGCGACGCGCGCCTGCGGCTGAGGGTGGTCCGGCGGCCGAACCTGCGGCCCAAGGCCCCAGCGTACCGCTCGGACAGATATTCCGATCGCCGCAATTTCTCGTTCTCGGAGGAACCTTCTTTGCCTGCTGTGCGGCGCATTCAGGTCCGATCTTCCACATGGTAAGCTATGCGACGATCTGTGGCGTGGCGCCGATGGCGGCAGTCAGCATCTACAGCGTCGAAGGGTTGGCGGGGCTTGGCGGCCGGCTTCTATATGGCACGCTTGCCGACAGGCTCGGCGTCAAGCCGGTCCTCGTTGCGGGCCTGCTGGTGCAGGCGGCAGCGCTCGCGACCTATCTCCTCGTTAGCCAACTCAGCGAATTCTACGCACTCGCGGTCATCTTCGGCAGCGCCTATGGCGGGGTCATGCCGCTTTATGCGGTGCTTGCGCGCGAATATTTCGGCCCGCGCGTCATCGGCACTGTCTTCGGCGCGGTAACGATGCTGTCGAGCATTGGAATGGCGTTCGGTCCGCTGGCGGGCGGCTGGATCTTCGATACGTTCGCGAACTATTCCTGGCTC